One window from the genome of Rhizoctonia solani chromosome 15, complete sequence encodes:
- a CDS encoding Zf-rbx1 domain-containing protein: MQSTTSAAACSLCSHPIYIPTPDVEFDSQSISSDIEEIDSIRLPSCGHTFHWTCWASYEIQSPTNRPLCPSPNCGAATLTYPLQSGSSSNAGKLLVTLYNEGGISEGFDLGQALDDERYYDSHPDAKLARAFRSMVSEGDLDAAQEIMISEEWKEMGLSVDCLDEREEGATGGLTSLVLALGRGDEETARTLISWGAKTEGLMG, translated from the coding sequence ATGCAGTCCACTACATCTGCCGCTGCCTGCTCCCTCTGTTCACATCCAATTTATATACCCACGCCTGATGTCGAATTCGACTCACAGTCAATTTCGTCAGATATTGAGGAAATCGACAGTATTAGGCTGCCCAGCTGTGGCCACACATTTCACTGGACGTGCTGGGCATCGTACGAAATTCAAAGCCCGACCAATCGGCCACTTTGTCCAAGCCCTAATTGTGGCGCGGCTACTCTTACTTATCCGCTCCAGTCCGGATCCTCATCAAATGCCGGCAAGCTTCTTGTGACTCTATATAATGAGGGTGGCATCTCTGAGGGCTTTGATCTTGGCCAAGCTCTTGACGACGAACGCTACTATGACTCCCATCCCGATGCCAAACTCGCACGTGCATTTAGGAGTATGGTCTCGGAAGGAGATCTAGATGCGGCTCAGGAGATTATGATATCTGAGGAGTGGAAAGAAATGGGGCTGAGTGTCGATTGCTTGGACGAACGAGAAGAAGGTGCAACGGGCGGGCTGACATCATTGGTCTTAGCTTTGGGAAGGGGCGATGAGGAGACTGCAAGAACACTAATATCCTGGGGCGCAAAGACAGaaggacttatgggttga
- a CDS encoding Enoyl-(Acyl carrier protein) reductase: MSSNTTILSGKKVIVIGGSSGIGRSVAAATLSHGASVVIASSSQDKVNIALGRLKQGVPPQSNVTVTGQVINLKDFDVITGGDRPANVNFPEQDIDLASSQSFFDYLNSTRYWSTIIAAQHIHKNKLINPGGSITLTIGTSVYRPIPGWGLVSGLAGAVESSTRGLAIDLKPIRINTICPGLVDTELFASMPEDIRKDMFGRQEKTTPVGHIGKPEELAEAYLFAMKCTYLTGQVLVVDGGASIA, encoded by the exons ATGTCCAGCAACACAACTATACTGTCAGGAAAGAAAGTTATTGTCATCGGGGGATCCTCCG GCATTGGGCGCTCGGTAGCTGCTGCTACACTCAGCCACGGTGCCTCGGTAGTAATAGCTTCCTCGTCCCAAGACAAGGTCAATATCGCTCTGGGCAGACTGAAGCAAGGTGTCCCGCCCCAATCGAATGTTACTGTCACTGGCCAAGTAATCAATCTTAAAGATTTCGAC GTTATTACTGGCGGAGATAGACCCGCAAACGTGAACTTTCCTGAGCAAGACATTGACCTCGCGAGTTCGCAGAGTTTCTTCGA TTATCTAAATAGTACTCGGTACTGGTCCACTATAATTGCAG CTCAACACATCCATAAGAACAAATTGATCAATCCTGGGGGTTCAATTACATTAACCATCGGGACTTCGGTTTACAGGCCAATTCCCGGCTGGGGGCTCGTATCTGGACTAGCTGGTGCCGTAGAAAGCTCTACCCGAGGTCTCGCTATCGATCTCAAACCTATCCG CATTAACACCAT TTGCCCAGGACTGGTTGATACTGAACTTTTTGCGTCTATGCCTGAAGATATTAGGAAAGACATGTTTGGTAGACAAGAGAAGACCACCCCCGTTGGACACATTGGAAAGCCGGAAGAGCTTGCGGAGGCGTATCTTTTCGCAATGAAG TGTACATATCTCACAGGACAGGTCCTTGTCGTTGATGGTGGAGCAAGTATTGCTTAG